A window of Rufibacter sp. LB8 contains these coding sequences:
- a CDS encoding DoxX family protein, with the protein MKTPRTPSFLPTEHQLLQNKDFLVLLIRLFLGYIFFSAGVCKLTGGNFGQLIGPPWLIEALAKHQLGFFAQVVAGSQVVCGLLLFTQRLSTLGAVMLVPMNLSILAVTISQNWTGTPYVNAVFLLLNLLLLAYEHQKFTFLFSTAPPQPVSAPRLDPLKTGVLPWLVLVAGLLTMAVAPFHLLATQVLGMLTFTLTAALLLNSKVLRGLEKVMISLAVVNMVLVTLGMKSDVAPKMVVAVSGVLLLLLLANFWLQTRRNKAMVLG; encoded by the coding sequence ATGAAAACGCCACGTACTCCCTCGTTTCTCCCCACTGAACACCAACTGCTACAGAACAAAGATTTTCTGGTGTTGCTCATCAGGTTGTTTCTGGGGTATATCTTTTTTTCGGCGGGCGTCTGCAAGCTTACGGGCGGGAATTTTGGTCAGTTGATTGGTCCGCCTTGGTTGATTGAAGCCCTGGCCAAGCACCAGTTGGGCTTCTTTGCGCAGGTGGTGGCCGGCAGCCAGGTGGTGTGCGGCTTGCTGCTGTTCACGCAGCGGTTAAGTACGCTGGGCGCGGTCATGCTGGTGCCCATGAACCTCTCCATTCTGGCCGTGACCATCTCGCAGAACTGGACCGGCACGCCGTATGTGAACGCGGTTTTTCTGCTGCTCAACCTGCTGTTGCTGGCCTATGAACACCAGAAGTTCACGTTTCTGTTTTCCACCGCGCCGCCCCAACCCGTTTCTGCCCCGCGGTTAGACCCGCTAAAGACCGGTGTGCTGCCGTGGCTGGTGCTGGTTGCTGGGCTGTTGACCATGGCGGTTGCGCCGTTCCATCTGTTGGCTACGCAGGTCTTGGGCATGCTCACCTTTACGCTCACGGCGGCGCTGTTGCTGAACTCTAAGGTGCTGCGCGGGCTGGAAAAAGTAATGATATCCTTGGCCGTGGTGAATATGGTGCTGGTGACCTTGGGCATGAAATCTGACGTCGCCCCAAAAATGGTGGTGGCAGTCAGTGGAGTTTTGCTGTTGTTGCTTCTGGCTAATTTTTGGCTGCAAACCCGCAGAAACAAAGCGATGGTGCTTGGTTAG
- the ygiD gene encoding 4,5-DOPA dioxygenase extradiol, translating to MTTLSAFKKFTDTLSPQDYTMPILFVGHGSPMNGIEDNEFSQHWSRMAQEIPVPTAVLVISAHWFTKGTKITAMDFPQTIHDFGGFPKALFDVQYPAPGDAALAKETAALIKSTEVELDHDWGLDHGTWTIVRHMFPEANVPVLQLSIDYTKRPQYHYDLAQELQALRKKGVLIMGSGNMVHNLRMMDWNLINGGGFDWTHTINEKFKDLILNRDHQPLINYQTLGREAQLAIPTVEHYLPLLYTLGLQGKDEQTSFFNDKMVGGSLTMTSVKIGV from the coding sequence ATGACTACGTTATCAGCATTCAAGAAATTTACAGATACTTTATCACCGCAAGACTATACCATGCCGATTCTGTTTGTGGGCCACGGCTCACCCATGAACGGTATTGAAGACAATGAATTCAGCCAGCATTGGAGCAGAATGGCGCAGGAAATACCAGTGCCCACCGCGGTTTTGGTGATTTCGGCGCACTGGTTCACGAAGGGTACTAAAATCACGGCCATGGATTTCCCGCAGACCATCCATGACTTCGGCGGCTTCCCGAAGGCCTTGTTTGACGTGCAGTACCCGGCGCCCGGAGATGCGGCATTGGCGAAAGAAACAGCGGCCTTGATTAAATCTACGGAAGTGGAACTAGACCATGACTGGGGCCTGGACCACGGCACCTGGACCATCGTTCGGCATATGTTTCCAGAGGCGAATGTGCCAGTCTTGCAGTTGAGCATTGATTATACCAAACGTCCGCAGTACCACTATGACCTAGCCCAAGAACTGCAGGCGCTGCGCAAGAAAGGCGTCTTGATTATGGGCAGCGGCAACATGGTGCACAACCTGCGCATGATGGACTGGAACCTGATTAACGGCGGCGGCTTTGACTGGACCCACACTATCAATGAAAAATTCAAGGACCTTATTCTAAACCGTGACCACCAGCCGTTGATCAATTACCAGACGCTGGGCCGTGAGGCGCAACTGGCCATCCCGACGGTAGAGCATTACCTACCGCTTTTATACACGCTAGGCTTGCAAGGCAAAGACGAACAGACGTCGTTTTTCAATGACAAGATGGTGGGCGGCTCCTTGACCATGACCTCCGTGAAGATTGGAGTGTAA
- a CDS encoding Crp/Fnr family transcriptional regulator, whose protein sequence is MPPTAIITALAQHAALSPEEEAAFLAICETKEAKKKEFLLRTGELNHALYFVNSGCLRSFIVDQSGKEVNLEFAVESYWISDVAFNKPALLSIQALESTQFVQINIQAFEALTQEFPVFNLFFRKLLQNGYFAFKKRMLSGMTQTAAQNYRDFLLKFPSLSQRIPQYHIASYLGITPEFFSTIKSDGLDLYQQSIS, encoded by the coding sequence TTGCCACCCACCGCCATCATCACTGCCCTTGCCCAACATGCCGCACTTTCCCCAGAAGAGGAAGCGGCGTTTCTGGCTATTTGTGAGACCAAAGAGGCGAAGAAGAAAGAATTTCTGCTGCGTACCGGCGAGTTAAACCATGCTTTATATTTTGTGAACAGCGGCTGCCTTCGGTCTTTTATTGTAGACCAAAGTGGCAAGGAAGTAAACTTGGAATTTGCCGTGGAAAGTTACTGGATTAGTGATGTGGCGTTCAACAAACCGGCGCTGCTATCTATTCAAGCACTTGAATCCACGCAGTTTGTGCAGATTAACATTCAGGCCTTTGAAGCGCTCACGCAGGAATTCCCAGTATTCAATCTGTTCTTTAGAAAATTGCTGCAGAACGGGTACTTCGCGTTCAAGAAACGAATGCTGAGTGGCATGACCCAGACCGCCGCCCAAAATTACAGAGACTTCCTTCTTAAATTCCCCAGTTTGAGCCAGCGCATTCCGCAGTACCACATCGCCTCTTACTTGGGCATCACGCCAGAGTTTTTCAGCACTATCAAGTCTGATGGTCTGGATTTGTACCAGCAATCCATTTCGTAG
- a CDS encoding nitronate monooxygenase family protein → MTNRITQLFNIQYPIIQAGMIWCSGWKLASAVSNAGGLGLIGAGSMYPDTLREHIQKCKKATDKPFGVNVPLLYPNLEEHFKIIMEEKVPVVVTSAGNPKTWTKLLQDNGAKVIHVVSNVKFARKCEEAGVDAIVAEGFEAGGHNGREETTTFCLIPMVRQAVNLPLIAAGGIANGAGIFGALALGAEGVQVGSRFVASLESSAHQAFKDLVVSAQEGDTELSLKQLTPVRLLKNKFYQDVKAAELRGASTLELAELLGSRRSKRGMYEGDLEEGELEIGQIAALVKDIKPAGEIVQEMWQEFLDAKQKFCGEWQ, encoded by the coding sequence ATGACCAACAGAATCACACAACTTTTCAACATCCAATACCCCATCATACAAGCCGGCATGATTTGGTGCAGCGGCTGGAAACTGGCGTCGGCGGTGAGCAACGCGGGCGGACTGGGCCTGATTGGCGCGGGCTCCATGTACCCAGACACGCTGCGCGAACACATCCAGAAGTGCAAAAAAGCCACTGACAAACCCTTCGGTGTGAACGTGCCCTTGCTGTACCCCAACCTGGAAGAGCATTTCAAGATTATCATGGAAGAGAAAGTACCTGTGGTCGTCACCTCGGCAGGCAACCCGAAGACCTGGACGAAGCTACTCCAAGACAACGGTGCCAAAGTCATCCATGTGGTGAGCAACGTCAAGTTCGCGCGCAAATGCGAGGAAGCCGGGGTAGACGCCATCGTGGCGGAAGGGTTTGAAGCCGGTGGCCACAATGGCCGCGAAGAAACCACCACCTTCTGCTTAATTCCCATGGTGCGCCAAGCCGTAAACCTACCCTTAATTGCGGCGGGCGGAATTGCGAACGGAGCCGGTATCTTCGGGGCGTTGGCCTTGGGGGCCGAGGGCGTGCAAGTAGGCAGTAGGTTTGTGGCCAGTCTGGAAAGCAGCGCGCACCAAGCCTTCAAAGACCTTGTAGTCTCTGCCCAGGAAGGCGACACCGAACTTTCCCTAAAACAACTCACGCCCGTGCGCCTGCTCAAAAACAAATTCTACCAAGACGTGAAAGCCGCTGAACTGCGCGGAGCGTCTACCTTAGAATTAGCAGAACTCCTCGGCTCCCGGCGCTCCAAACGCGGCATGTATGAAGGTGACCTGGAAGAAGGTGAACTGGAAATTGGCCAGATTGCCGCCCTGGTGAAAGACATCAAACCCGCCGGGGAGATTGTGCAGGAGATGTGGCAGGAGTTCCTAGACGCTAAGCAGAAGTTCTGTGGAGAGTGGCAATAA
- a CDS encoding sugar phosphate nucleotidyltransferase: MKAIIPVAGMGARLRPHTHTQPKALVPIAGKAILGHIIENLQAAGITQFVLVVGYLGEKIMHYVQRKYPDLQVEFVVQQPREGLGHALWAARDTFQHEESVLIQLGDTIVDVDMQKVLTGDQTLLAVKPVKTPSLFGIAEMDNQGFITKVVEKPKIPKSNFALVGLYKIANPAKLVHSLEHIITNDIRTQNEYHLTDALMHMLQEGEKMVSLTVDHWFDCGRKDTLLQANATLLNRPEFKRAQYPEFPNTIIIPPVSFGKGVQISNSIVGPNVAIGESAILNYTIVRNSIIGGYAELGYAVLEDSLVGSDSSLKGLSQRLNIGDSTEIDFSN; encoded by the coding sequence ATGAAAGCAATTATACCGGTGGCGGGCATGGGCGCCCGCCTGAGACCGCACACGCACACCCAACCCAAAGCCTTGGTGCCCATTGCGGGCAAAGCCATTCTGGGCCACATCATTGAAAACCTGCAGGCCGCGGGCATTACGCAGTTTGTGCTGGTGGTGGGTTACCTGGGCGAAAAAATCATGCATTACGTGCAGCGCAAATACCCAGACCTACAGGTGGAATTTGTGGTGCAGCAACCCCGCGAAGGCCTGGGCCACGCGCTCTGGGCCGCCCGCGACACGTTTCAGCACGAAGAAAGCGTCTTGATTCAGCTAGGCGACACCATTGTGGACGTGGACATGCAGAAAGTGCTCACCGGTGACCAAACCCTGCTGGCCGTCAAGCCCGTGAAAACGCCCAGCCTCTTCGGCATAGCTGAAATGGATAACCAGGGTTTTATCACGAAGGTGGTGGAAAAACCTAAAATCCCGAAGAGCAATTTCGCGCTGGTAGGCCTTTACAAGATTGCCAACCCCGCCAAACTGGTGCATTCGCTGGAGCACATCATCACCAATGACATAAGAACCCAGAACGAGTACCACCTCACCGATGCGCTCATGCACATGCTTCAGGAAGGCGAGAAAATGGTGTCGCTCACTGTGGACCACTGGTTTGACTGCGGCCGCAAAGACACGCTCCTGCAGGCCAACGCCACGCTCCTCAACCGCCCCGAGTTCAAACGCGCCCAGTACCCCGAGTTCCCCAACACCATCATCATTCCGCCGGTGAGCTTTGGCAAAGGCGTACAGATTTCCAACTCCATAGTGGGCCCCAACGTGGCCATTGGCGAGAGCGCCATTCTCAACTACACCATTGTCCGCAACTCCATCATTGGCGGCTACGCCGAACTGGGCTACGCCGTGCTGGAAGACTCACTGGTTGGTTCAGATTCTTCTTTGAAAGGACTTAGTCAGCGCTTGAATATTGGCGATAGCACGGAGATTGATTTTAGTAATTGA
- a CDS encoding LemA family protein: protein MKKFLLYFFGLVILASQSSCGYNDMVAKDEAVSSQWAQVQNVYQRRADLVPNLVNTVKGAAANERETLTAVMEARAKATSINLSADDLTPENMQKFQAAQSQLSGSLSRLMATVEAYPDLKSNQNFLELQAELSGTENRITVERQKFNTAVQDYNGYIRAFPRNLFAGMFDFEKKGYFEAEAGANKAPTVQF, encoded by the coding sequence ATGAAAAAATTCTTGCTTTACTTCTTCGGTCTGGTGATTCTGGCCTCACAGAGTTCCTGCGGTTACAATGACATGGTGGCCAAAGACGAAGCCGTGTCCAGCCAATGGGCGCAGGTGCAGAACGTGTACCAACGCCGCGCCGACCTGGTGCCCAACCTGGTGAACACCGTGAAAGGCGCCGCCGCCAACGAAAGAGAGACCCTTACCGCCGTGATGGAAGCCCGCGCCAAAGCCACCAGCATTAACCTCAGCGCCGATGATTTGACCCCCGAGAACATGCAGAAGTTCCAGGCCGCGCAAAGCCAGCTGAGCGGTTCACTGTCAAGGTTAATGGCCACCGTAGAAGCCTATCCAGACCTTAAATCCAACCAAAACTTCCTGGAACTGCAGGCCGAACTTTCTGGTACCGAGAACCGGATTACCGTGGAGCGCCAGAAGTTCAACACCGCGGTGCAAGACTACAACGGCTACATCAGGGCTTTCCCGCGCAACCTCTTTGCTGGCATGTTTGACTTTGAGAAGAAAGGCTACTTTGAAGCCGAAGCCGGTGCCAACAAGGCGCCTACCGTTCAGTTTTAG
- a CDS encoding TPM domain-containing protein, with amino-acid sequence MARDIITEADEAVITKAIEEAERNTSGEIRVHIEDTCDGEVLDRATQVFAYLHMHQTKLRNGVLFYVALKSHKFAVLGDGGINAVVPKNFWEEINQVVIADFKLGHYADGLKKGITMAGDQLKAYFPYAGDHKDINELPNDISFGSNLNKDQQT; translated from the coding sequence ATGGCACGCGATATCATCACTGAGGCCGACGAGGCCGTCATCACCAAGGCCATTGAGGAAGCCGAGCGCAACACCTCCGGCGAGATACGGGTGCACATAGAAGACACCTGTGACGGCGAAGTGCTGGACCGCGCCACGCAAGTCTTCGCGTATCTGCATATGCACCAGACCAAACTAAGGAACGGCGTGCTGTTCTACGTGGCGCTCAAAAGCCACAAGTTTGCCGTGCTGGGCGATGGCGGAATCAACGCCGTGGTGCCCAAGAATTTCTGGGAGGAGATCAACCAGGTGGTTATTGCAGATTTCAAGCTGGGCCATTACGCCGACGGCCTGAAAAAAGGCATTACCATGGCCGGCGACCAGCTCAAGGCGTATTTCCCGTACGCCGGCGACCACAAAGACATCAATGAGTTGCCTAATGATATTTCCTTCGGCTCCAATCTGAACAAAGACCAGCAGACATGA
- a CDS encoding YgcG family protein, translated as MRKHFWLLCSLLLFALSLQAQDFPPRPSPPRLVNDLANILSPEQEQALEQKLVNYNDSTSTQIAVVNITSIGGYDISDYAVKLAEAWGVGEKGKNNGILILTAVKERKVFIAVGYGLEGAVPDGIAKRITEYTIKPEYQKGDYYTGLDKGTSFIIDVASGEYKADPKAQRSEGEGGIPILWIIIGVMILVFIISRRGGGGKGGRRSRTLGGPFFPPVIFGDFSGGRGMFGGGGGDFGGGGGGFGGFGGGSFGGGGAGSSW; from the coding sequence ATGAGAAAACACTTTTGGCTTTTATGTTCGCTGTTGCTTTTTGCGCTGTCTTTGCAGGCGCAGGATTTTCCGCCCAGGCCCAGTCCGCCGCGGCTGGTCAATGACCTGGCCAACATTCTGAGCCCCGAGCAGGAGCAGGCGCTGGAGCAGAAACTGGTCAACTACAATGACAGCACCTCTACCCAGATTGCCGTGGTCAATATCACCTCCATTGGCGGCTATGACATCTCAGACTACGCGGTGAAACTGGCCGAGGCGTGGGGCGTGGGGGAGAAAGGCAAGAACAACGGCATCTTGATTTTGACCGCCGTAAAGGAGAGAAAAGTCTTTATTGCGGTAGGCTACGGCTTGGAAGGCGCGGTGCCAGACGGCATTGCCAAGCGCATCACGGAGTACACCATCAAACCCGAATACCAGAAAGGCGATTATTATACTGGCCTTGACAAAGGCACTAGTTTTATCATTGACGTAGCCTCTGGCGAATACAAAGCCGACCCCAAAGCCCAACGCAGTGAGGGCGAAGGTGGCATTCCCATTCTCTGGATCATCATTGGCGTCATGATTCTGGTCTTCATTATCAGCCGAAGAGGCGGTGGCGGCAAAGGCGGCCGTCGTAGCCGTACCCTGGGCGGACCGTTCTTCCCACCCGTTATCTTCGGGGATTTCTCTGGCGGCCGCGGCATGTTTGGGGGCGGCGGCGGCGACTTTGGAGGAGGAGGCGGTGGTTTCGGCGGCTTTGGCGGCGGAAGCTTCGGTGGCGGCGGCGCCGGGTCTAGTTGGTAA
- the rbfA gene encoding 30S ribosome-binding factor RbfA, with product MESKRQQKFARLIQKELAEIFQRECSHLFPGAYISVSGVRVSPDLGVAKVHLSLLLNPNGRDLLNEIKVNSKTIRHEMAKRIRNQVRVIPELIFYLDDTAEYAAKMDKIINELHIPSESKEDPTNPFTNPDDEEEDDLYDEEGLEEDDDDVDDQEDEESEDDKR from the coding sequence ATGGAAAGTAAACGCCAACAAAAATTTGCCCGCCTGATCCAGAAAGAGCTCGCTGAAATCTTCCAGCGTGAGTGCTCGCACCTGTTTCCGGGGGCGTATATATCAGTGAGCGGCGTGCGCGTGTCGCCAGATTTGGGCGTGGCCAAAGTGCATTTGAGCCTGCTGCTCAACCCCAACGGCCGCGATTTGCTCAATGAAATCAAAGTAAACAGTAAGACCATCCGGCACGAGATGGCCAAGCGCATCAGAAACCAGGTGCGCGTGATCCCAGAGCTGATTTTTTATCTGGATGACACCGCCGAGTACGCCGCCAAAATGGACAAAATCATCAACGAGCTCCACATTCCGTCTGAGTCAAAAGAAGACCCTACCAACCCGTTCACTAACCCAGACGACGAAGAGGAAGATGACCTTTATGACGAGGAAGGCCTGGAAGAAGATGACGACGATGTGGATGACCAGGAAGACGAAGAATCTGAAGACGACAAGCGCTAA
- a CDS encoding bifunctional 2-polyprenyl-6-hydroxyphenol methylase/3-demethylubiquinol 3-O-methyltransferase UbiG yields MQYDPIKRVLGEAFNQTPFLRKVFYNLLDLLLLRTWHIHKELRAWAKGKRQQPVQILDAGSGFGQYSYYLSGMSENWRVLAVDVKDEQVADCNNFFQQIKRRNVLFRVEDLVTFQDPEAFDLVLSVDVMEHILEDVEVFKNFHASMKKGGMLLISTPSDQGGSDVHGDDESSFIEEHVRDGYNIQEIQEKLRSAGFSRTEAHYSYGAPGKISWRLSMKYPILMLGFSKLFFLVLPFYYLLVYPFCLLLNYLDTHGKHATGTGLIVKAWK; encoded by the coding sequence ATGCAGTACGATCCCATTAAACGCGTCCTGGGCGAAGCGTTCAACCAAACGCCTTTCCTGCGCAAAGTATTCTACAACCTGCTGGACTTGCTGCTGCTGCGCACCTGGCACATTCACAAAGAATTGCGCGCCTGGGCGAAAGGCAAGCGCCAGCAGCCCGTGCAGATTCTGGACGCCGGTTCCGGCTTCGGGCAATACAGTTATTATCTCTCTGGCATGAGCGAGAACTGGCGCGTGCTGGCCGTAGACGTAAAAGACGAGCAGGTGGCAGACTGCAATAACTTTTTCCAGCAGATCAAGCGCCGCAACGTGCTGTTCAGGGTAGAGGATCTGGTCACGTTCCAAGACCCGGAGGCTTTTGATCTGGTGTTGAGCGTTGACGTGATGGAGCACATTCTGGAAGACGTGGAGGTGTTCAAGAACTTCCATGCGTCCATGAAGAAAGGCGGCATGCTGCTGATTTCCACACCCTCAGACCAGGGCGGCTCAGACGTGCACGGCGATGATGAAAGCTCGTTCATTGAAGAACACGTGCGCGATGGCTACAACATCCAGGAGATTCAGGAGAAATTGCGCAGCGCCGGTTTCAGTCGTACCGAAGCCCATTATTCGTACGGCGCACCGGGCAAAATCTCGTGGCGCCTGAGCATGAAATACCCTATTCTGATGTTGGGTTTTTCAAAGCTGTTCTTTCTGGTGCTGCCGTTTTATTATTTGTTGGTGTATCCGTTCTGCCTCTTGCTGAATTACTTAGACACCCACGGCAAGCACGCCACCGGCACCGGCCTTATTGTGAAAGCCTGGAAATAA
- a CDS encoding GNAT family N-acetyltransferase has protein sequence MTEFLRTNATHPDFTELVMLLDADLHVRDGDDHSFYAQFNKLHAIRHVVLAYVKGQPVGCGAIKEFTDDSVVEVKRMFVLPEFRNRGVAHKLLIELERWAAELGYKELVLETGKAQPEAIRLYTKSGFHIIPNYGQYQNIDNSVCMKKKLNKLPENVEA, from the coding sequence ATGACAGAATTCCTCAGAACCAACGCCACGCACCCAGATTTCACAGAACTGGTGATGCTCCTGGACGCTGACCTGCACGTGCGCGACGGCGACGACCACTCGTTCTACGCGCAGTTCAACAAACTCCACGCCATTAGGCACGTGGTGCTGGCCTACGTGAAAGGCCAACCGGTGGGCTGCGGCGCCATTAAAGAATTTACTGACGACAGCGTGGTGGAAGTGAAGCGCATGTTTGTCTTGCCCGAATTTAGAAACCGCGGCGTGGCCCATAAACTATTGATTGAACTGGAACGCTGGGCCGCTGAACTGGGCTACAAAGAACTGGTGCTGGAGACCGGCAAAGCCCAACCCGAAGCCATCAGGCTCTACACCAAAAGCGGTTTCCACATTATTCCCAACTACGGCCAGTACCAGAACATTGACAACAGCGTCTGCATGAAAAAGAAGCTGAACAAGCTGCCGGAAAACGTGGAAGCCTAG
- a CDS encoding ABC transporter permease yields MNVALLIARRYFFSKKKRNIINIISIIAMIGVGVGTMALIVVLSVFNGLEDLIKSLYGKFDPEIKITALQGKSFEANADFLAKIKNTPGVALYTEVIEDNCLLRYNDRQMVVKIKGVSDNFFQQNQIDSAIVDGHYRLKRDNQQYALIGRGVQYQLSIRPENPFSPLQFLYPKAGKKTVINPENAFRQLGIQAGGVFAIERQYDDQYVFVPLTFAQELLGYENKRTSIEVKTKNPDQIDKVKASLQKSLGPDFQVLNSEEQHVSLLRAVKVEKLFVFVTFTFVLLIASINIFFSLSMLVLDKQKDIAILASLGADAGTIRRIFLLEGAIVAFTGAIVGLVVGGAICWAQQTFGIVSMGMTTSVVEAYPVLMRPSDFLLTATAIIVITLLVSIRPARKAAALSIRDNL; encoded by the coding sequence ATGAACGTTGCCCTTCTGATCGCCCGGCGGTACTTCTTCTCCAAGAAGAAGCGCAACATCATCAACATCATCTCCATCATTGCCATGATTGGCGTGGGCGTGGGTACCATGGCGCTCATTGTGGTGCTGTCGGTGTTCAACGGGCTGGAAGATTTGATCAAGTCCCTCTACGGCAAGTTTGACCCCGAAATAAAAATCACCGCGCTACAGGGCAAATCGTTTGAGGCGAACGCCGATTTTCTGGCCAAGATCAAGAACACGCCGGGCGTGGCGCTCTACACCGAAGTCATAGAAGATAACTGCCTGCTGCGCTACAATGACCGCCAGATGGTAGTTAAAATCAAAGGCGTGAGCGACAATTTCTTTCAGCAGAACCAGATTGACTCTGCCATTGTAGACGGCCATTACCGCCTCAAACGCGACAACCAGCAATACGCGCTCATTGGCCGTGGCGTGCAATACCAATTGTCCATCAGGCCAGAGAACCCATTCTCACCGTTGCAGTTTCTGTACCCCAAGGCTGGCAAGAAAACGGTAATCAACCCAGAGAACGCGTTTAGGCAATTGGGCATTCAGGCGGGCGGCGTGTTCGCCATTGAGCGGCAGTATGACGACCAATACGTGTTTGTGCCCCTGACCTTCGCGCAGGAATTGCTGGGCTATGAAAACAAGCGCACTTCCATTGAAGTCAAAACCAAAAACCCAGACCAAATTGACAAAGTAAAAGCCTCCCTGCAGAAAAGCCTGGGCCCCGACTTTCAGGTGCTCAACAGCGAGGAACAGCACGTGAGTTTGCTGCGCGCCGTGAAAGTGGAGAAACTGTTTGTGTTTGTGACGTTTACCTTTGTCTTGCTCATCGCCTCTATCAACATTTTCTTCAGCCTCTCTATGCTGGTGCTGGATAAGCAGAAAGACATCGCCATTCTGGCCTCATTGGGTGCCGATGCCGGAACAATTAGGCGTATATTCCTCTTGGAGGGCGCCATTGTAGCCTTTACCGGTGCAATAGTGGGCTTGGTGGTGGGCGGAGCCATCTGCTGGGCGCAACAGACATTTGGCATTGTGTCTATGGGCATGACCACCTCAGTGGTAGAAGCGTACCCGGTGCTTATGCGCCCTTCTGACTTTCTGCTCACGGCCACGGCTATTATTGTGATTACGCTGCTGGTGTCCATCAGGCCCGCCCGCAAGGCCGCCGCACTTTCCATCAGAGACAATCTGTAA